In Labrys monachus, the genomic stretch GAATGCTGTTCAAGGGGGTATCATTCAGGGTGAATCGACTGCCGCCTTCCTCACGCTGACATCGCGATCGCCTTTCGGCGGAACCTGCGCCGAAAGGCTCCTCTGCTCCTGAAACCAGATTCTTGAAGACGAGGTATGGGCTTACTAGAGAATAATGTCCTTGCCCTCCACGATGCGAAGGTCAGGAGGCGTCGGCGCGATAGCCTCTCTCTCGACATCAATGGTTTCGATAATGAGGCTATCCTTGATAGGTATGATGCGCACGTGAACGACGTTACGCTTGGCCGCCGCAAATATTCAATCCATCTAAGGCCAGCCAAGTGCTTGAAATCCTTGGCGCTCCCAACCGGGTTCGAACCGGTGTTTTCGCCGTGAGAGGGCGACGTCCTGGGCCACTAGACGATGGGAGCAGCGGCGAGGTGTGGCCGTATAGCCGCAAACCGCAGCGGCAGCAAGACCGAATTTGCGATCCCGCACCACCGGCAGCTTGGCTTTCCCCGCATTCCCCCTTAACTACGCGCAGATGACCGACAAGACAGACAATCCCTCTCCCCTGGTTTTCGCCGCCGACCAGGCCGGCGAGCGCATCGACCGCTTCCTGGCCCGGCAATTTCTCGGCCGCGAGGGGGAGGCGCTGTCGCGGACCCGCATCAAGGCGCTGATCGAGGAGGGCCAGGCGCTGCTCGACGGCATGCCCGTGCTGGATGCCGGTCACACGCTCAAGGCGGGACAGAGCGTGCGGCTGGCGGTGCCGCCGCCCGTCGCGGCGGAGCCGCTGGGCGAAGACATCCCGCTCGTCATCCTCTACGAGGATGCCGACCTCCTCGTCATCGACAAGCCGGTCGGCCTCGTCGTCCATCCGGCGGCCGGGCACCAGACCGGCACGCTCGTCAACGCCCTCATCGCCCATTGCGGCGACAGCCTGTCGGGTGTCGGCGGCGTGCGGCGCCCGGGCATCGTGCACCGGCTCGACAAGGACACGTCAGGGCTGCTGGTGGTCGCCAAGAACGACAGGGCGCATCAGGGCCTGGCGGCGCAATTCGCCGATCACGGCCGCACCGGCCCGCTGGAGCGGGCCTATCTGGCTTTCGTGTGGGGCGGCGTTCGCGACCACGGCACGGTGGAGACGGGCATCGACCGGTCCATCCGCAACCGCGAGAAGATGCAGGCGGTGCCGCCCGGCCGCGGACGCGAGGCGATCACCCATTATGCGCGCCTGGAAATCTTCGGGGACCGGGCCGGCGCCCCCCTGGTCAGCCTGGTCGAATGCCGCCTAGAAACGGGTCGCACGCATCAGATCAGGGTGCATATGACGCATCTCGGCCATCCGCTGCTCGGCGACGCCGTCTATGGCGGCGGCTTCAAGACGAAGGCGGCGCTCCTGTCTCCTGCCGCCCGGCCGGTCCTGGAGGGGCTCGGCCGCCAGGCCCTGCATGCACGCCTGCTCGGTTTCGAACATCCGGTGACCGGCGAGCATCTCGTATTCGAGAGCGAGCTGCCGGCCGACCTGGCGCAATTGGCCGATGCCCTGCGGCGCGGGTGGGAATGAGACGGCCGCCGCCCGCGGCGCGGCCGCCTGCGGTCCTGGCGTCTATCGCTTGCGCCCGAACCAGAAGCCGCCCGCCACGGCCCCGATCACCAGGGCATTGAGCAGCGTCGAACGGTCCGGCAGGGCGTCGGCGGCGACGCGGGTCGCGGCGAGCAGCGTCGCCTGGAGATTCTGGCGCCGTTGCGCCCGCCTTTCCAGCACGGCGGCGACGATCAGCGCGACGATCGCCAGCACTGCGAACAGCGCGGCGACGGCCGCATCGGCCCAATAGGGGCCGTAGCGGTCCGCGACGCAGCGGTGCAGGCTGACGACGCCGGTGCCGACCAGGCAGAGGAGAAAGATGCCGGCGACCGCCCTGCAGACGAGGATGGTCCCGCGCTGCCGCAGGGCCGCCATCATCTCGTCCTTGGCCAGCGAACCGAGCGCGAGGAGCTGTATCACGATCTGCTCTTGCTCCAGATGCCGAGCACGAGGCCGACGCCGGCCGCGATGGCCAGCGCCTGCAGCGGCTTCCTGTTGACGTAATCGGCCGTCGCCTTCTGCAGGTCCGCCGCCTGGCTGCGGGCGACGTCGCCATATTCGCTGGCCTTGGCGCCGACGTCGCTCAGGGTTTCGTCGATAACCGATCGGGCGGTCTTGGCCTCGCGGGCGAGGAAACGCGCCCAGGTCGATTTTTCCTCGCTGATATAGGCGCTGAGCTGTTCGGACAGCCTGGCGACATCGGCGCGCAGGGAATCGAGGTCGCTTCCGATGTCACCCGGAAGCTTCGACTTGGCCTGATCCATTTCCTTGTCTCCCATGGAGGTACAACAATCAAACGTCGTGGCAGGCTTTGTCTGACCGCGATGAGGGACCGCCCGGCCGCCCGCGGCAAGCTTAAGCGCGGCATGCCCCGACGCAAGGCTAACGCCTTATTAACGTTACTGTTCCCGCCGGCGGCGATCATCCGCCGCCTTTCCCGCGCGCCAGAGCCGCAATGCCCCAGCGGAACGCATGGCGGGCATCGCAAATTTGCAACGTGAAATCGCCGCATTCGGGCGCATGATAGAGATATGGGGATTGGCCCGTGCCTCCGCAATCGCGGCAGCACATGCGGGGCCGCCAGACAAGGGTCTTCACAAATGCCCCTGCCGTCCCCATATTGCGATAGCGTTGTTTGCTCTGGATGAGGAACAACGGTTGAACTGCCCGGATTGGGGGTTCAGAGGAGAGGAACATATGGCTTCCGCCGCACTTCCCGTCTTGGCCGCCGAGAGTGGCCTTTCGCGTTACCTCGATGAAATCCGTCGCTTTCCCATGCTTCAGCCGCAGCAGGAATACATGCTGGCGAAAAGCTGGCGCGAGCAGGGGGATCGCGAGGCGGCGCATCAACTCGTCACGTCGCATCTGCGGCTCGTCGCCAAGATAGCCATGGGCTATCGAGGCTATGGCCTGCCGCTCGGCGAGGTGGTGTCCGAAGGTAATATCGGCCTGATGCAGGCCGTCAAGCGCTTCGAGCCGGAAAAAGGCTTCCGTCTCGCCACCTATGCGATGTGGTGGATCCGCGCTTCGATCCAGGAATATATCCTGCGTTCGTGGTCCCTCGTGAAGATGGGGACGACCGCGAACCAGAAGAAGCTCTTCTTCAACCTGCGCAAGGCCAAGAGCCATATTTCGGCGCTGGACGAGGGTGATCTGCGTCCCGACCAGGTCAAGTCGATCGCCAAGTCGCTCGGCGTGCAGGAGCAGGAAGTCGTGGAGATGAATCGCCGCCTGGGCGGCGACGCATCCCTGAACTCGCCGGTGCGCGAGGACGGCGAAGGCGAGTGGCAGGACTGGCTGGTCGACGAGACGTCGAACCAGGAGACCCGGCTTGCCGAGTCCGAGGAGAACGACAACCGCTCCAAGGCCCTCCGGCAGGCGCTCGGCGTGCTCAACGATCGCGAGCGGCGCATCTTCGAGGCGCGCCGGCTGGCCGACGATCCGATAACGCTCGAGGAGTTGTCGGACGAGTTCGGCGTCTCGCGCGAGCGGGTGCGCCAGATCGAGGTCCGGGCGTTCGAGAAGGTCCAGGCCGCGGTGCGTTCGGGCGTCGCCCGCCTGGAAGCGCAGCACGCCTGAGCCTGCGTTCGGCGCGGGATCGAAAGAGAACGAAGGCCGGTCCCCTGGACCGGCCTTTTTCGCGAGCGCCTGTGCTCGGTGCCGCTCAGGGCCGGGCGGCCGTCCCGTTGTTCCAGGCGGCCATGGCGTCGTCGAACACCTTCGTGCCGGTCGCGCCCTTCTCGAAGGTGAGGATGGCGTTGCGGCCGTTGTCGAAGGCGAACTCCAGCTGGAACCACGAATTGTTCTGCAGCATCTTGGCGTTGCGGCCCTTTTCGTTGAAGGGATCGGCAATGCCCATCAGGAAGACGCCGGTGGTGACCTTCATCAGCGCGCCGTCGAGCGGAATGCCGGCCTGCTGCGGCGCCGGCTTGACCGAGATGCCCTTGAGCGCCGCGACGTTGCCGTTGGGATAATCCTGCGGCACCGTCATCTGGACCTGCAGCAGGAAGGCGGCCGGGAAGGCCGGATCGCTGTTGCGGCGCAGTGTCAGCACTGCTCTCAACTTGCGGTCGGGGATGTTCAGGTCGCCGATGATGACGGTTTCAAGCGGCGCGTTGCTGCCGCTCGCCTGGGATTCGGTGCGCCAGTTGACGGTTCCGTCGAAGACGCGGTTGCGCATGGGGGCGAGCGGGTCCTCCTCCACCATGCGGGCGCGCTGGTTCTCGCTCGTCTCTCCCTGCGTGGAGGGGAGGAGGGGCGCGGGGGCGGCCGGCGCGGGCGCCTGAGCCGGCTTGGAAGGCTGGGGGGCGATCGAGCGCGTCGGCGCTTCCGGCTCGGCGCCATGATCGGGCGCGGCCTGCTGCGGCGCGGCGTTCGATCCGCTGCCGACCCGGTCGTCCAGCTTGGCGGGATCCGCCGGTGCGGGCGCCGCGGGCGTGGTCGCGGGTGCGGTGACGGCCTGCGACGACTCGCCGTCGCCGGCGCCCGCCCCGCGCAGATAGAGTGCGGTCGCGGCGCCGCCTCCCACGATCAGGGCGGCGACCACGGCCATGACGGCGTATCGCCTGGCATTGTTGTTGGACGGCGCGCGCCGTGGCGCCTGCGGGCGCCGCTGCTCCGGCCGGCGGTCGGCGGCGGCCGGGCCGAGCCGATCCCTGGCCTTGCCGCCCGCTGCGGGAGCATCCGCCGGCTGGTCGGCCGGGGCAGGCCTCGGGGCCGGCGGCGCCTGGAAGACCGGTCCCTCCGGCTCGGGCGCGGGCTCGTCATAGGATTGTTCGATGCGCAGGATCGCGTCCTCGAGCAGGTTGCGCTCGCGCGATATCTGGCTGTGGGTCAGCGCCGGGTCAGCCGCATGGAGCTGGCGCATCAGCGCCTTGCGTGCCTTCTCGTAAAGGGCCGCGCGCGTGTCCTGATTGTTGGGCGAGAGCCCTTGAACGGCTCGCTGGATGGGAGGGAAATAATCCGTCGACACTGTTCCTGGCTCGATCCAATCCGAAAGCCCGCGACCCTCGCAGACGCCTCACGCGCTTGCGACCGGACAATGCCCTAACGCCCGAATCTGACGGGATTGTGGGTACATCCGGGCCGATACGGTCGCTCTTAGACTTGAAACGGATTTTGCACAAGGATCGTGTCGTCGCGATCCGGGCTGGTGGAGAGGACGGCGACCGGCGCGCCGATCAGTTCCTCGATGCGGCGCACATATTTGATCGCCTGCGCCGGCAGGTCGGCCCAGGACCGTGCCTTGGCCGTGGTCTCCTGCCAGCCCTCGATATCTTCGTAGATCGGCTTGACGCGGGCCTGCGCCGTCTGGCTCGCGGGAAGATAGTCGATCCTGCGGCCGTCGAGTTCGTAGCCGACGCAGACCTTGATCGTCTCGAAGCCGTCGAGGATGTCGAGCTTGGTCAGGGCGATGCCGGTGATGCCGGAGGTGCGGATGGTCTGGCGCACCAGGGCGGCGTCGAACCAGCCGCAGCGCCGGGCCCGGCCGGTGACGGTGCCGAATTCGCGGCCGCGCTCGCCGATGAGCCGGCCGGTCTCGTCGAGGAGTTCGGTGGGGAAGGGGCCTTCGCCGACGCGGGTGGTGTAGGCCTTGGTGATGCCGAGCACGTAGTCGAGCGCGCTCGGGCCGAGGCCGGAGCCGATCGCCGCCTGGCCGGCCACCGTGTTGGAGGAGGTCACATAGGGATAGGTGCCGTGGTCGATGTCGAGCAGGGCGCCCTGGGCCCCCTCGAACAGGATGCGGTTGCCGGCCCTGCGGGCCTTGTCGAGCAGGGCGCCGACGTCGTCCATGAAGGGCAGCACCAGCGGCGCCACGTCGGAGAGTTCGGCGAAGAGCGCCTCGGCGTCGATCTCGGCCTGGCCGTTGCCGCGGCGCAGGGCGTTGTGATGGTTCAGGAGGCGGGCGATCTTGGGGCGGAGCGAGGCGAGGTCGGCGAGATCCATCAGGCGGATGGCGCGGCGGCCCACCTTATCCTCATAGGCGGGGCCGATGCCGCGGCCGGTGGTGCCGATCTTGGTGCCGTCCGTCGCCGATTCGCGCAGGCGGTCGAGCTCCTGGTGCAGGGACAGGATGAGGGGGGTGTTCTCGGCGATGCGCAGCGTCTCGGGCGTGACCGTGACGCCCTGGTCGGAGAGCTTGCGGACCTCGGCGACGAAGGCGCGCGGATCGAGCACCACGCCGTTGCCGATGATGGAGAGCTTGCCGCGCACGACGCCGGAGGGCAGGAGGGAGAGCTTGTAGACATTGTCGCCGATCACGAGGGTGTGGCCGGCATTGTGCCCGCCCTGGAAGCGAACGACGACATCAGCCTGTTCCGACAGCCAGTCGACGATCTTGCCCTTGCCTTCGTCGCCCCACTGCGACCCGACCACGACGACATTGGCCATGGTGCTCTCCTCTGCTGTGGCCCGGCACGACGCTGCTCCGGACGCGGAAAAGCCCGGCACATGCGATGGCCGGGCTTTTTGGTTCCTTACCGTATCGCCGGAGGCGAGTAAACCCGGCAATGTGAAACTCATGCCTGTCATATGTGACAGCCGGTCTTGACACAAAACTGTCAACGCTCATTGATACCAGCGCCGATGTAAAAACCCTTACGAAACGGGGCCAGCGCGGCACCATCAAGGAGTTGGGACAATGAGCAGGAACATCTGGGCCGGCATCGCCTCGGTATCGGCCCTGGCCTTCACGGCTTCGATGGGCGGAGCCTTCGCCCAGGCCAGCGACGACCTCGTTGCCGCGGCCAAGAAAGAAGGCCAGCTCACCGTTATCGCCTTGCCGCACAGCTGGTGCGGCTATGGCGACGTCATCGCCGGCTTCAAGGCGAAATACGGCATCACCGTCAACGAGCTCAACCCGGATGCCGGTTCGGGCGACGAAGTCGAGGCGATCAAGGCCAACAAGGGCAATACCGGCCCGCAGGCGCCCGACGTCATCGATGTCGGCCTGTCTTTCGGCCCGACCGCCAAGGCCGCCGGCCTGCTGCAGCCCTACAAGGTCTCGACCTGGTCGACGATCCCCGACACCGCCAAGGATGCCGACGGCTTCTGGTACGGCGACTATTATGGCGTGCTGTCCTTCGAAGTGAACAAGGACATCATCAAGACCTCGCCGCAGGATTGGCCGGATCTGCTCGGCTCCGATTTCGCCAATTCGGTGGCCCTCGACGGCGACCCGCGCGTTTCCAACCAGGCGATTCAGGCCGTCTACGCCTCGGGCCTGTCCGCCGCCAAGGGCGACGCCTCGAAGGCCGCCGCCGCCGGCATCGAGTTCTTCGCCGATCTGAACAAGAAGGGCAACTTCGTCCCGGTCGTCGGCAAGATCGCCTCGCTGACCCAGGGCACCACGCCGGTCATCGTCCGCTGGGACTACCTGGCTCTCGGCGATCGTGACGCGGCCAAGGGCAATCCCAGCATCGACGTCGTCGTGCCGAAGACGGGCGTGCTCGCCGGTGTGTATGTCCAGGCCATCAGCGCCTATGCCCCGCATCCCAACGCAGCCAAGCTGTGGATGGAATACCTCTATTCCGACGAGGGTCAGATCGGCTGGCTGAAGGGCTATTGCCACCCGATCCGCTTCAACGATCTGGCCGCCAACAAGAAGATCCCGGCTGATCTGCTCGCCAAGCTGCCGCCGGCCGAAAGCTATGCGAAGGCTGTATTCCCCTCCCTCGACGAGCAGAACGCCGCCAAGGCCGAGATCACCAAGAACTGGGACAGCAAGGTCAGCTCCGCCAAGTAGCTCAAGCGTATCGAAGCGGAGCGCCGGCGCGGCTGGATAGGCCGATCCGACGTTCCGCGGAAGCCTCCTCACGGAGATACCCCTCGAGGCCAGGCCCGTCCGGAAGAACCGGCGGGCTCTGGCACGCATTTTCCGCTCCGCTGTTCCGGTGAATAATGACGACGACCGTGCTCACCACAGCCCCTCCGGCAAAAGCCCGCTCCGCAGGGACGGGGTTCTTCTCCTGGGCCATGCTCGGCATGACGCCCTTTGTCGCTTTCTCCCTGCTGTTCCTCATCCTTCCCACGGCGCTCCTGCTGGTCAGGGCCTTCGAGGATCAGACAGGAGCGTTCACGTTCGGCAATATCGGGGAACTGTTCCTCAATGAGCGGATCCGCGGCGAATTCCTGTTCAGCATCGAGGTCAGCGCCGCGTCCGCGGTCTCGGGAGCCTTCTGCGGCTTCTTCCTCGCCTATGCAGTCGTGCTCGGCGGCTTGCCGTCATGGCTGCGCAGCCCGGTCCTGACCTTCTCGGGCGTGGCATCGAATTTCGCCGGCGTTCCCCTCGCTTTCGCCTTCATCGCCACCATCGGGCCGGTCGGCCTGATCACCATGATGCTGAGGCAGAATCTCGGGGTCAACATCAATGTGGGCGGTATCATTCTCTACAAGTCCACCGGCCTGACGCTGGTCTATCTCTACTTCCAGATCCCGTTGATGGTACTGGTCATCGTGCCCGCGCTCGACGGCCTCAAGCGCGAATGGCGGGAGGCGACCTCCGTGCTGGGCGGAACGAACTATCATTACTGGCGCTATGTCGCCCTGCCGGTTCTCTGGCCCAGCGTTCTCGGCGCGACCTTGCTCCTGTTCGCCAATTCCTTCGGTGCGATTGCCACCGCCTATTCGCTATCGGCGCGTTTCCCGATCATCCCCATTGAACTATACGCCCAGATCCGAGGGGACGTTCTCAACGATCCCGGCCTCGGCTACGCCATCGCCTTCGGCATGGTGGTGATCACCAGCATCACCAGCGGCGCTTATATCTGGCTGCGGAGCCGCAGCGAAAGGTGGCTGCGATGAAAAGCAGTTCGGTTCTGTCCTGGGTGATCCTCGCCCTTGCCGCGATCTATTTCTTCGTGCCGCTGTTCGCGACGCTCGAATTCGCCATGCGTCAGTTGCCCGACAGCGGTTTCACTTTCATGTTTCTCGGCCGGAAACATAGTTTCGATGCGTTCGTCACATCGATCGTCAGCCCGGATTTCCAGCTCGCTTTCCTGCGTTCGGCTCTCCTCGCGATCGCCTCGATCGTGGGCGGCATCCTGCTGGTGGTGCCGACCGTCTACCTGATCCGGCTCAAGCTGCCGCAATGGCGTTCGCCGGTCGAGTTCGTGACGCTGCTGCCCCTGGTGATTCCGGCGATCATCATCGTCTTCGGCTATACCAGGCTGTGGATCGTGCCTTCCTGGTCGCCCTTCAAGACCGGTCTGGCCACGGACGTGCTCCTGGCCGTCGGCTATGTCACGCTCGCTCTGCCCTATATGTACCGCTCGGTCGATACCGGCATGCGCGCCATCGACATCAAGACCCTTACGGAAGCGGCTCAGAGTCTCGGGGCGAGCGGCTTCACCATTCTGTTCCGGGTCATCCTGCCGAACGTGCGTTCGGCGGTGCTGGGCGGCGCCTTCGTGACCTTTGCCATCGTCATCGGCGAATATACCTTTGCAAGCCTTCTCGGCCGCGAGGTGTTCGGCACCTATCTGCAGCGCATCGGAGCCAACGAGGCCTATGAACCGTCAGCGCTCGCCCTGATCGCCTTCGCCATCACCTGGGCTTGCATGGGCCTCATCCAATTTGTCGGCCGCGCCCCTGGCGCCAGGCCCGCGCGCTGAGCGAAGGAGTTCACTCTCATGGCATTTCTCGAAATTTCGACCTTGAAGAAGAGCTTCGGCGCCAACCAGGTCGTC encodes the following:
- a CDS encoding ABC transporter substrate-binding protein encodes the protein MGGAFAQASDDLVAAAKKEGQLTVIALPHSWCGYGDVIAGFKAKYGITVNELNPDAGSGDEVEAIKANKGNTGPQAPDVIDVGLSFGPTAKAAGLLQPYKVSTWSTIPDTAKDADGFWYGDYYGVLSFEVNKDIIKTSPQDWPDLLGSDFANSVALDGDPRVSNQAIQAVYASGLSAAKGDASKAAAAGIEFFADLNKKGNFVPVVGKIASLTQGTTPVIVRWDYLALGDRDAAKGNPSIDVVVPKTGVLAGVYVQAISAYAPHPNAAKLWMEYLYSDEGQIGWLKGYCHPIRFNDLAANKKIPADLLAKLPPAESYAKAVFPSLDEQNAAKAEITKNWDSKVSSAK
- a CDS encoding DUF883 family protein, which codes for MDQAKSKLPGDIGSDLDSLRADVARLSEQLSAYISEEKSTWARFLAREAKTARSVIDETLSDVGAKASEYGDVARSQAADLQKATADYVNRKPLQALAIAAGVGLVLGIWSKSRS
- a CDS encoding phage holin family protein, coding for MIQLLALGSLAKDEMMAALRQRGTILVCRAVAGIFLLCLVGTGVVSLHRCVADRYGPYWADAAVAALFAVLAIVALIVAAVLERRAQRRQNLQATLLAATRVAADALPDRSTLLNALVIGAVAGGFWFGRKR
- a CDS encoding RluA family pseudouridine synthase; its protein translation is MTDKTDNPSPLVFAADQAGERIDRFLARQFLGREGEALSRTRIKALIEEGQALLDGMPVLDAGHTLKAGQSVRLAVPPPVAAEPLGEDIPLVILYEDADLLVIDKPVGLVVHPAAGHQTGTLVNALIAHCGDSLSGVGGVRRPGIVHRLDKDTSGLLVVAKNDRAHQGLAAQFADHGRTGPLERAYLAFVWGGVRDHGTVETGIDRSIRNREKMQAVPPGRGREAITHYARLEIFGDRAGAPLVSLVECRLETGRTHQIRVHMTHLGHPLLGDAVYGGGFKTKAALLSPAARPVLEGLGRQALHARLLGFEHPVTGEHLVFESELPADLAQLADALRRGWE
- a CDS encoding adenylosuccinate synthase translates to MANVVVVGSQWGDEGKGKIVDWLSEQADVVVRFQGGHNAGHTLVIGDNVYKLSLLPSGVVRGKLSIIGNGVVLDPRAFVAEVRKLSDQGVTVTPETLRIAENTPLILSLHQELDRLRESATDGTKIGTTGRGIGPAYEDKVGRRAIRLMDLADLASLRPKIARLLNHHNALRRGNGQAEIDAEALFAELSDVAPLVLPFMDDVGALLDKARRAGNRILFEGAQGALLDIDHGTYPYVTSSNTVAGQAAIGSGLGPSALDYVLGITKAYTTRVGEGPFPTELLDETGRLIGERGREFGTVTGRARRCGWFDAALVRQTIRTSGITGIALTKLDILDGFETIKVCVGYELDGRRIDYLPASQTAQARVKPIYEDIEGWQETTAKARSWADLPAQAIKYVRRIEELIGAPVAVLSTSPDRDDTILVQNPFQV
- a CDS encoding ABC transporter permease, which gives rise to MTTTVLTTAPPAKARSAGTGFFSWAMLGMTPFVAFSLLFLILPTALLLVRAFEDQTGAFTFGNIGELFLNERIRGEFLFSIEVSAASAVSGAFCGFFLAYAVVLGGLPSWLRSPVLTFSGVASNFAGVPLAFAFIATIGPVGLITMMLRQNLGVNINVGGIILYKSTGLTLVYLYFQIPLMVLVIVPALDGLKREWREATSVLGGTNYHYWRYVALPVLWPSVLGATLLLFANSFGAIATAYSLSARFPIIPIELYAQIRGDVLNDPGLGYAIAFGMVVITSITSGAYIWLRSRSERWLR
- the rpoH gene encoding RNA polymerase sigma factor RpoH, with product MASAALPVLAAESGLSRYLDEIRRFPMLQPQQEYMLAKSWREQGDREAAHQLVTSHLRLVAKIAMGYRGYGLPLGEVVSEGNIGLMQAVKRFEPEKGFRLATYAMWWIRASIQEYILRSWSLVKMGTTANQKKLFFNLRKAKSHISALDEGDLRPDQVKSIAKSLGVQEQEVVEMNRRLGGDASLNSPVREDGEGEWQDWLVDETSNQETRLAESEENDNRSKALRQALGVLNDRERRIFEARRLADDPITLEELSDEFGVSRERVRQIEVRAFEKVQAAVRSGVARLEAQHA
- a CDS encoding ABC transporter permease; amino-acid sequence: MKSSSVLSWVILALAAIYFFVPLFATLEFAMRQLPDSGFTFMFLGRKHSFDAFVTSIVSPDFQLAFLRSALLAIASIVGGILLVVPTVYLIRLKLPQWRSPVEFVTLLPLVIPAIIIVFGYTRLWIVPSWSPFKTGLATDVLLAVGYVTLALPYMYRSVDTGMRAIDIKTLTEAAQSLGASGFTILFRVILPNVRSAVLGGAFVTFAIVIGEYTFASLLGREVFGTYLQRIGANEAYEPSALALIAFAITWACMGLIQFVGRAPGARPAR